From Nilaparvata lugens isolate BPH chromosome 7, ASM1435652v1, whole genome shotgun sequence, one genomic window encodes:
- the LOC111049144 gene encoding uncharacterized protein LOC111049144 isoform X2, with protein sequence MANLNFQQPPRSLGGGGGAARGFGGGGGGGHVTPTFGSGAAPQQLSPNRSQQLVGGAGAGTAARGGSQPGGGNSSIFAPRAFPPDRRSVPGGLGSVMPDWSSSTLGNMGSFGMPPSRSAYSSSSSSGAGAAGGGNNSFHSVFGGGGDSGSTPPVLDLSEFPSLTNRGGGGGGGGGAGGLGGGVGGGGQGDAMPNTMPGKQPYGPNMDSVTLTTASCNKTINEEELSVTLHSLPASFPSKSLTARFTVNALTLDTELGENELSTTELERLDECFMELGVTDKGDLENVRGLKLTTQGFLKGNFVESGDSHVVADNKYQEKLDAFELPTLDSLQESSVVVEDSSTVTEDEQQASFHEFRMSTTEFDSITEKFVKFGDNSIITSHVAPILASKLPELSPDEPDFMRKLHEVISNFDECTRVVDNNVQVFSNIIPCKFGGKGHPVEKVGTVFPVLDAPLETDNTDFFEVKFLDQRLLGKVDEAIRKPFLNKEGDVNKEAFIEKLSYLQPASKNLLGNLAEAFNSRDHFYDTCALHCMPKVLHMLCRLILRNWLVLRPKWWSLEGGRLSPILILVTKTLII encoded by the exons ATGGCGAACCTGAACTTCCAGCAACCGCCGCGCAGCCTGGGAGGCGGCGGAGGGGCGGCGCGTGGCTTCGGGGGTGGCGGAGGCGGCGGTCACGTTACACCCACGTTTGGCTCGGGGGCGGCGCCGCAGCAGTTGTCGCCCAACCGCAGCCAGCAGTTAGTGGGTGGAGCGGGGGCGGGGACGGCAGCCAGGGGCGGTAGTCAGCCTGGGGGCGGCAACAGCAGTATCTTTGCGCCGCGCGCTTTCCCGCCCGACCGTCGTTCTGTGCCTGGCGGCTTGGGCTCTGTCATGCCTGATTG GAGTTCAAGCACCCTTGGCAACATGGGGAGTTTCGGCATGCCGCCTTCGCGCTCGGCCTACTCGAGTAGCAGTTCGTCGGGGGCGGGGGCAGCTGGGGGCGGCAACAACAGTTTCCACTCGGTGTTTGGGGGCGGTGGCGACAGCGGCAGTACGCCTCCTGTGCTCGATCTCAGCGAGTTCCCTTCGTTGACAAATCGTGGCGGGGGTGGTGGAGGCGGTGGTGGAGCTGGTGGCCTTGGAGGTGGTGTAGGGGGCGGCGGACAGGGTGATGCCATGCCCAACACTATGCCCGGCAAGCAGCCCTACG GGCCCAATATGGATTCAGTTACACTTACAACCGCTAGCTGCAACAAAACCATCAATGAAGAAGAATTAAGTGTAACGCTACATAGTTTGCCTGCCAGCTTTCCCAGCAAAAGTCTGACAGCGAGGTTCACAGTGAATGCACTGACATTGGATACTGAACTAGGAGAAAATGAATTGTCGACAACAGAACTTGAACGTTTAGATGAGTGTTTTATGGAATTGGGAGTCACTGACAAAGGAGATCTCGAAAATGTTCGTGGATTGAAATTGACTACACAGGGTTTTCTGAAAGGGAATTTTGTTGAATCTGGTGATAGTCATGTGGTTGCTGATAATAAATATCAGGAAAAGTTGGATGCATTTGAATTACCAACACTTGATTCGTTGCAAGAGAGTTCTGTTGTAGTTGAAGACAGCTCTACAGTGACCGAAGATGAACAACAGGCAAGTTTCCATGAATTCAGAATGTCAACAACCGAATTTGATTCAATCACAgagaaatttgtgaaatttggagacaaTTCGATTATAACCAGCCATGTGGCTCCAATCCTGGCTTCTAAATTACCGGAATTGTCTCCTGACGAACCTGATTTTATGAGAAAGTTACATGAAGTGATTAGTAATTTCGACGAATGTACGAGAGTGGTGGACAACAATGTTCAGGTTTTTTCGAATATTATACCTTGTAAATTTGGTGGGAAAGGTCATCCTGTGGAGAAGGTTGGTACGGTATTCCCAGTGCTTGATGCGCCCCTTGAAACCGACAATACTGATTTCTTTGAAGTGAAATTCTTAGATCAACGACTCTTGGGTAAAGTTGATGAAGCCATCCGCAAGCCATTTCTTAACAAAGAGGGGGATGTGAATAAAGAAGcgtttattgaaaagttgagTTACTTGCAACCAGCATCTAAGAATCTTCTAGGCAATCTTGCAGAGGCCTTTAATTCCAGAGATCATTTTTATGACACTTGTGCACTGCACTGTATGCCAAAGGTGTTACATATGCTTTGCAGATTGATATTGCGAAACTGGCTGGTACTCAGACCCAAGTGGTGGAGTTTAGAGGGAGGTCGGCTGTCACCTATCTTGATCTTGGTGACGAAAACATTGATTATTTAG